A single Bosea sp. PAMC 26642 DNA region contains:
- a CDS encoding DSD1 family PLP-dependent enzyme, which produces MHVETQTMDDAATIGWIDTKEGASATLRNVETPCLVLDLERMDANVARLRERLHRLGVSLRPHLKTSKSIEAARRVMTSPAGPATVSTLKEATQFADGGVTDLIYAVGIAPSKLPQILALRAKGVDIVVVLDSIEQAQAVATASRQAGSAIPALIEIDCDGHRSGVLPTDAALLVGIGRALAEGAELRGVLTHAGESYSARGAEALRRCAEEERRAVVNAAAILREAGLPCPVVSVGSTPTAFFAEDLSGVTEMRAGVFVFFDLVMTGIGVCKVEDIAVSVLATVIGHQRDKGWIVIDAGWMAMSQDRGTSRQAVNQGYGIVCDIAGVPYADVIVTGANQEHGIVAVRPGSDGVLPELSLGDRVRILPNHACATSAQHQAYHVVRGASDIVEARWQRFGGW; this is translated from the coding sequence ATGCATGTGGAGACCCAGACGATGGACGATGCCGCGACGATCGGCTGGATAGATACGAAGGAGGGGGCGTCGGCGACGCTGCGGAACGTGGAGACACCCTGTCTCGTCCTCGACCTCGAGCGGATGGACGCCAATGTCGCAAGGCTGCGAGAGCGGCTGCATCGACTGGGCGTCTCGTTGCGCCCGCATCTCAAGACGTCGAAGTCGATCGAAGCGGCGCGCCGTGTCATGACATCTCCGGCAGGTCCGGCGACCGTCTCGACGCTGAAGGAGGCGACGCAGTTCGCCGATGGCGGGGTGACGGATCTGATCTATGCCGTCGGCATCGCACCCTCGAAGCTGCCGCAGATTCTCGCCTTGCGCGCCAAGGGCGTCGATATCGTCGTCGTGCTCGACTCGATCGAACAGGCGCAAGCGGTCGCGACTGCCTCGCGGCAGGCCGGGAGCGCGATTCCGGCGTTGATCGAGATCGACTGCGACGGCCATCGCTCGGGCGTGCTGCCGACGGACGCGGCGCTGCTCGTCGGGATTGGACGGGCGCTGGCCGAGGGCGCCGAGTTGCGCGGGGTGCTGACCCATGCCGGCGAGAGCTACTCCGCACGCGGCGCCGAGGCCCTGCGCCGATGCGCGGAAGAGGAGCGCCGTGCGGTGGTGAATGCCGCCGCGATCCTCCGCGAGGCGGGTTTGCCCTGCCCCGTCGTCAGCGTCGGCTCGACGCCGACGGCCTTTTTCGCCGAGGATTTGAGCGGCGTCACCGAGATGCGCGCCGGCGTGTTCGTCTTCTTCGATCTGGTGATGACCGGCATCGGCGTCTGCAAGGTCGAGGATATCGCCGTTTCCGTCCTGGCCACTGTGATCGGCCATCAGCGCGACAAGGGCTGGATCGTAATCGATGCCGGCTGGATGGCCATGTCGCAGGATCGCGGCACCTCCAGGCAGGCCGTCAATCAGGGCTATGGCATCGTCTGCGACATCGCGGGTGTGCCTTATGCGGACGTCATCGTGACGGGCGCGAACCAGGAACATGGCATCGTCGCGGTTCGGCCGGGATCGGACGGCGTGCTGCCGGAGCTGAGCCTTGGAGACCGGGTACGGATTCTTCCCAACCACGCCTGCGCGACCTCGGCCCAGCACCAGGCCTATCATGTGGTGCGCGGCGCTTCAGATATCGTCGAGGCGCGATGGCAGCGGTTCGGGGGCTGGTGA